The Vigna unguiculata cultivar IT97K-499-35 chromosome 1, ASM411807v1, whole genome shotgun sequence nucleotide sequence gtaaaaaacatgaaaatttataaaacggattttggaatccgtttcatacttttgaTTAGGGTCAAAAGGGTAATATTGGAGGTACAAGAGAAAGTTTGGGGTGCAAGGAGAAACTTCCTTTTCTCCCTGCGTCTCCAAGTTTCTTTTCATTATCCACTTTTTTCAAAATACTTGAAAtaactttcatattttttaccAGCACCCTCACCCATACAAATATCGAATTTCAAAATTCGGTAACGAGATTtctagaatatatatatatatatatatatatatatatatatatatatatatatatatatatataatttttattgtatttttaatcttccttttttttaatttttataatgtttttttaatacatCACTACTATatattctcatattacatggaattttttttacaaatttgtcaagaaaatttgcaagaaaatatttttctgtcattttttctaagaattttaattcgcaggtaattctttcgtgggtaatcatttcttacaaaattataaaatttaaaagtattttctacaaaatttgatacgaaaaatgttttatacaatatattttgcaagaaaattggtagcaatttcttgcaatttttttttctcaacaaaatttgtaagtatttcctacgaaaaaattttcaaaacaaaattggaaagaaatatgagtttttttagtagtgtatttaaaattaagattaatatatatatatatatatatatatatatatatatatatatatattgtaaaaaaagaaaaaaaaatatatatatatatatatgtatatatatattcctttttgaattttttttttattttttttgaaggtttattactttttaattttatatattttcttattttatttaatttttaatatattatataaaatatatatatatatatatatatatatatatttatatattaatattctattttatttttaaagtatatattaagaaaaatgaataaatttcaaaattaaacattaaaaaaataataaattaaaaaaataaaaataagcaaaagaaaaattaattagaattaataaaaatcaatctttaaataaaaaaaatattaaacagaattaaaatataatagttcCCTAAGATGAATATTTGTGGAACGACGTTTTCAGTAGTATATTTGAGAATTAACAAATCCCAAATAGCTTTCGTTTCCTTGTATAAGCAATATACATCGAATAACTCATTAGACAAGGCACTCACACTAAGTAAGGTATGTCGACATGTCTTGTTTGCATCATCTAATCTTCGACTTGTTTTTGCTTGAGTACCAGATTCAGGTTTTGAAGATGCGGGGACAATCTCAACCAAACATATCTAAAAGGGTAGACATTCATTTTTGTCATCACCAAAAGTTTTGACCAGAGAAGACCTCAATTTTTGACATGTCTGGGAACATTTTTGCAAAGATTGTCTAAGTTCCAGAAACAATGTTTTAATTCTCCGGATTTGGGTTATTGGTGTCAACCATAAGTTCTTACAATTGTTGtaaaagttaacaaaatcactaataaaaattactttatgagttcacactacaaaaaaattgaagtaaatatgGCGGTTATAAAAAACTGCCATAATTTGCTTCATAATACGACAGTTCTATAACTGCCACATTTTGTATGCAAAATATGGCATTTGAAAATGCCATTATGCTCCCATTACACATTATGCCGTTTTCTAGTGGCGCCATCTTTCCCTCCATaatactcttttttttatttacttctcATTTAATTCTATCTTTTTTATTGCACagtaaattgaattttaatgaGACAAATGCACACACAAAACATAAAACTGGCTCATGTAAGACAAACCCTACAAAATCCTCTCTATCAACCCCAATCTCGGTTTCGTTTCCACACTTCTCACACCTCGCAATTTTCCACTCTCACACCTCGCAGTTCCCAATCCTCGCCGACTCCACCCTCCTCGTCGCATGAGATCACCATGCTGTTTCCACACCTCACACCTCACTATTTCCGCTCCTCGCACCTCGCACCACCACACCGTTCTTGCTGTCGATTTCGTCGCCGGAGATCTCGTAACTCGTTGATGCAAGTGGAGATTACCAAGTCGCCGAAGATCGGGACTTCCTTCGCCACACTGATTGGGAACCAGCAAAGTGTCAAACATCTCTAGCAACTCCGACGACAATGTCGAACAGGGTTTCGTCGCGAGCCATTTCTCCACTGCCCAAACCCTCAACCAATCGAGCACACTAGCAGTCGCCACGGAGCATTCGCTTTGCATTTCCTCATTTCTAGCACGGACAAGGTCCTTCCACTTCTTTCCCTCTATTACGATTTCGTTTTGGTTGGTTTGCACTTTGATTAGTGACTAATGTGCGACTCCTATTGTTTGCTCTGATTATTGggttaattattgatgaatgtAATATTAAGTGTGCTCTGTTGCATTTGGTTGAGATTGAAAATATCAATTGGGaagtataattttgtattatgttATTGAAATCCCGATTCTTGCTTATTCTGTTATTTCTCTGCTTTAAACACGTGACCATGGAGTTGGGAGCTATGGCTTTGTCAAGAAGAAGGgataatttggtattttttttacttatattttgttctaaaaaataatgtgctattatatattttttgctCATTTTACTTTTCTTCAAAACATATAGAAAATTGAGACTGGTAGGAACATTGGGCGAGCTGAAATGTGGAAGATCACTCATAAGAAGAAAAATGGCACCTATATGAATGAGGAGGCTATGGAGATTGGGGTAAATTTGTTCTTGCTGCTACTGAATTGTCTATTTAATTATTGCCTTTATAATATGAAATCTAATTGGTTGAAATCTGTTTTGAGTGCATGGTGATGGTTAAAACAATATTGTAGTTGGTGGCTGGTTCCCCTTGCTCAAACTGCTATCTTACAACTTCACTTTTCAGTTCCTtagtactatttttattttctctagaTGTGTATTTTGAATGTATAAGTTCAATTAGTGTTCAAGTTCGTATATGCATAAGAATAAAATAGAGATTTCTTTGTAGACTACTGTTTGAGATTGAATACTTTTGTTCTATTTCTTGCTTTTCCTTCTTCACACAATTGAGCTCTTAATTGCAGGGTGGTGAAGCTTAACTGCATAGTTTTGTCTTCTCTATTTCTTGTACTGCCTGCATATAGTCCATGGCTACATAAACATTGAATTGTATATTTAATGATTGGCATTATAATATGAAGTACACTTTGAGTATGTCAATAGTTTGTTAGTTTGAAAACTGATTATTTGAAATCTGCTTTTACTGGTTTGAGTGGATATCATGATCCTTGAGCTATAGTGAGCATAGCATATGGGTTTCTAAAATCTGTTTGATTGAAATCTGTTTATTCAATGTTCTGACTCCTTTTTTCATCTCTTTGTTATGTTTGTTTGAAATCTGTTTGGTGCTGGAATGAGGGTTCTGGTCTATGTTTAGTGCAGTGGGAGAGGAGTTGAGGCAGAGTTAGTGGGAAGTGGCAATAATTGGAGGAATTGGTGTTTAGGATTAGAAGAAAATGGAGTATATTGTATGGGAACGACAATGAGTGCATGGTTTCTGTTGCCATTTAAAACCCTATTACAAACTGCatagaattaaatttatttttctgcttTGCTGATTTTGTGTGAGTTCTTCAATCTGCATACATAGTTAAAATAACGAACCTGTTAGGATTAGTTAATTGAGGTGAAAATGCATATTGTTGGTTTGCTTATTTGAGTCTGGACACCTTTCTCTTCAAGTACTTCAACTTATATGATCactttcaattttcttatttgtgTCTGAACTAATTGTTGGTGTACTAGTTTATCATTTTAAGTCGTcataatttgtttgtttggcGGTCTTTTGCACTTCCAATTTAATGCAGGAAAAAATAGATAAGCTAATGTTGAATAACCTAGAGATTGCATCAGATATATCTCCAAATGATCCGATTGGTCTCATATTTGGTAAGGAGCATCCAGGTCAGGTCAGAGGATTGTCACATGGAGCTTGTCCCACTCTTGCATTTAAGCAATCCACTACAAGATTAAATGGTATGAATTTTGCTTCATATAGTGCAACATCAACAAATACGGATGTTTCTAAAGATGGAAAATGAGCTCACAACTCTCAAAAACCAAATGCAAACATTGGTTGCCTACATTGCTTCTAGAGATGACGTTCCTGACCATTTTGCTGCTATGGCTGCTGGTTTGATACATACTTCGGTTAATGAGGTAAAACTTAATagtttatttaacaaattacacaagtttattataatacacatgtgaatttgaataagttataaattttttttattccaagtACCCGATGTTGGAAGTGGTGCTCCATCACCATTGGTATAAGAAGATCAAACGGGACAGAAAAGACAAGTTAGGCACATAGCTATAGGAACATAGCTATAGAAATTTAgcaaaatgtattataataatgttttaaattttttttttggcttttgTTTTCAATGTGAAAACTTTTGGATTGTGTTTCGTAATATCaagtttttaaatatgaaatatgaattatgaatgaaagtATTATTGATCAAGATGTtgtctgttatttttttaattttatggaaaacaaattcaataataatggAAAGCatgttacataaaaataatataaaaaaatcacattcaaATTATGGCAGTTGAAACGTCGTATAACGCATTTGTATAGTACAAATAATGGCATTTCTAGGTGTTGTATTTCGCATGacaattctttaaaaataaacaaattaagacGATTTTCACTGCCATTATTTGCGCACAACATACGGCGGTTCAAACTGCCATTATTTGTGCAATGCATTTAATGGCGGGCCTTGCGACGTTTCGTCCAAGACCGTCATATTATTCATTGTGACAGGATATATGACGGTACCCGCACCCGCCATATGCATAAAATATGACAGTCAAAACTGTCATTTTATACTCCAAATAACCGTcgtatttaacaaatttttttgtagtgtcatTGTCTACAATATATTGCAAAAGTCCCTCAAAATATAACAAGAACTTTTTTGATTTTTCAAAGATAagataattcttaaaaaaagtaaataaataaactagaagttaagaaaagaaagagaaagtgatAAAAGGTAAGAAGAGCAGAGACAATGAGCAAATGTGTGGAAAAAGGTGTGTTTCGGAGGAGCCTTGAGCCACCTATTTATAATAGGTGAAGAAGCATGGGTGATAAACCCCACTTCTGCAACTCAAAAGCCCTTCAATGCTTCAACCTACAAGATGCGGAGGAGATCTCGTAACCTGTACTTGAGTCCACCAGTTGAGACGCCCAAGACTTGTGAGACTTGACGATGGTTGTTCAGCAAAACGTGAAACCAAAACTACAACGTTTCACCCAAAACAAAACCACATTCGGTTGCTTGGTATTTACAGAGAGAAGCGAAAAtgaatttggtcccaattttgcAAGTAACGATCTTTTGcaatacttatatatatatatatatatatatatatatatatatatcatacaaCAAGTCATGTATTTAGTCAGCTTGTTTTAGTTCTTACAACAGTTTAGTGAGATATTATTCTTCATATTTTCAGTATCTTTAGAACACTCAATTTCACAATCTTTTACTTTATTCTACATCATCTTTAAACTTACATGCCTGCATATTGAAAATTCGATAgtgtatttttcttaataattctTCACTtatatcatgaaaaaaaaaaagtaaaaaataagattTCACATTTTGATTGTTTACAAAAATTGAATATCACATCATAGTTTTAACTATCTGTAAAATTATTTGACTATATTATTTACTTGCATATataaatatctatttaaaaaattctaagACTCTACatatattataacaataaaaatattattcatattattattttactcgTCATCGTActcaaattaacattttttaccatttattcTTCTGACTTACATATGATTTAGAATACCGATCTAACAATCAATATTGATCGTACCGacgaattttcttgcaaatgaTAAAATTAGCAAATGATAAAAATAGATTAAGTACATGGATGCATTAGTTGCAACAAACATCTtacactaatataatatcacgagATACAATGTCTGATGCACACTCGAACATTGTCACGCATGTTTGAAACTTGTCACCACTCCAAGAATCAAATCACTTATTTAAGTACTAACACCAAACACCAGTTtccattcaaatttattttatactaaaTTTACTCAAGCATAGGCAAAGCATAGGCATAAGAAGGTTTCCACGTTTCTTTAAGGATAAGATCAAACTTTGAGAAACTTCTTTTCCTTCAAGCTCTCCACAGTGTCCTTGAGGCTCACTTCCAAAGGAATATAGTCAATTCCCAAACTCTTTGCTTTTTCCTTGGAAACCTGAAATATTGGTACCCATGGCTTATCGTCTTCACACCTGACAATATTGTTGACAGAAAGGTATTAGaaaaatcaaaacaacaaaaactccAATTACTTATAATTATACAAATGCAAAACAAAATTAGACCACCGAATGAAGTGTCACGTCGGGCCCATGACCTAATACAAAATTTTTCGAAATATTTACATGTGCAAAGTTTTTCTTTTGGCCGCATCTAATGAACATATAATTCACTAATGAATTCCAACTGGCTACAAAAACATGTATCCAGAGTGCTGGCCATTAGATTATGGTGGAACTAAGAATCTCAAGTATGTATCCAGAGTTCAAAATATGTATCAATACATGTTCAAATCCAGGATTCCTAAAATATTTATGCATAAAGACGTTATAATATATAATCCCCACCCAAGAGTTATGATCCACACCACTTCTACAGTAAGTAactaactaattttagtaaattaatattttttttataagcatGGGTTacaatatattgatattttaaattaggaCAAATTGGTAATGGTATATAGTCTCATGTTAGGAAGGTTATGCTGTTTTAGCCTATAGAATCTGAGGTTTTGTATAGTTTCAGATCGTCAACACTGAATGCACACATGACACTTAATTCAATTTTGAAGCAAGTAAATAAAGCAATAAACAGTAAGGTACAACAGACGGGGAATTTAGTtcaccttttatatatataaaatgtatgcAATtttgatactatcaaaataattatactcACTTCTCTGCAACTTGCAATGCTGGGTATAAATCTCGTAAAATCTTCGCAGCGTCTCCGAAGTGTGCCACTCTCTCAACTAGTAAATATCTTCCATTAGCTGAATCATTCTCATATGCTAGAATATGGGCCATGGCAACATCTTTCACGTCGACCCATCCCagagaattatttttaaatgttttcgTACCTGTGTCAAGGCGATGGATCAGTTTCTTCAATTATCCAAGAATTATGCAGtgaaaaattataacatataaaGGCTGTAcatgtgtgtgagtgtgtgggGTTAATGAGACCAAGTAGTTGGAAAAAAGACCATATATTCAAATAACTTTGTTACTGGTTTTGTTAAGCTTCCAACAGGTTTAGTTAATATTTTACTGTTATTGTTCCTGTAATTTCAATTATCTCTTCATAGTAGGATTCCTAATGTCTAGCTATTTACGGTTTGAATTTGCCTACTTAAAGACTCtgataagtaaataataaagcGCAGTAGTTCACTATCATTCTCTTCTGTTTTCTATCCCTAACGCTTTTTCTCTGCAGAAGTAATACTCTGCAGCAGCAACAGCAGCGTTTATTAGTAACAAATCATAGTTTGAGttgaaaaattataacatattattaaGTACTCCATTTCATGTTCTATTTTAATCtctgtttcattattttatatttccttttcatttcatttcactCATAACATAGTTCTAGGTGAAAAAACTGCCTTCTGTAATCAAGAAGCAGACAAAGCAAACAACAGAAATTATGCACCATAATGTATATAAATAGTAATTACGTACCATTAACTAAACTTAAAACTATAGCAGAACTAGTGTTAAGCTCTGGTTGCAAGAGAGGTCCAATAACCAATGCTGGGTTCATTGTAACCATGTCGATATTGTtttctttcacaaatttccAGGCAGCATCTTCGGCCAAAGTCTTTGAAAGGTTATACCATAACTAAAGCATAAACAGGAAATAGAAAGAAACGTGAAAACATGATAACGCAATATACATGACAAATTATAACACTTCGTTGacatttgaataaatataagtATCAAAGTTCACTGTCAATTGTCTAATGCATATAAAACTACAACTAATAAGCTGTTCTCATATCATACGAACAAAATGAGAGAAGCACATACCCCTGTTCTCTTACAGTATTCCGGATCAGAATACCAAGTCTCGTCAACTACTACATCAGGGTTTTTAGGCCTGTCGCTGAACGCAACTGCAGCAATAGAAGAAGTTAAAACGACGCGTTTCAGCGTGGGCGAGTTCACACACGATTTCAGAACATTCAGAGTCCCCTTCACTGCCGGATCCAACAACTCAGTCTgcaatagataaattaaaaacaaaacattacaCAGCCAcagattaaaaagaaaaacaaatgcaCGAATCAAATCGCAAACGAAGCAAACCTGCGGATCTTTGGCATTGTTAAAAAAGGGAGAAGCAGTGTGAAACACAGCGTGACAACCTTGAACGGCAGAGTCAAAGGAACCTTCTTCTAGAAGATTCGCCTTGACGAGATGCAATCTCTCCTTCGCACCATCGAGGCTAAGCAAGTGATCCACCTTTCTGGGATCCTCTGCGCATCACATTTCATCCGATCT carries:
- the LOC114187129 gene encoding cinnamoyl-CoA reductase 1-like — protein: MSTAAGKVVCVTGASGYIASWLVKFLLQRGYTVKATVRDPKDPRKVDHLLSLDGAKERLHLVKANLLEEGSFDSAVQGCHAVFHTASPFFNNAKDPQTELLDPAVKGTLNVLKSCVNSPTLKRVVLTSSIAAVAFSDRPKNPDVVVDETWYSDPEYCKRTGLWYNLSKTLAEDAAWKFVKENNIDMVTMNPALVIGPLLQPELNTSSAIVLSLVNGTKTFKNNSLGWVDVKDVAMAHILAYENDSANGRYLLVERVAHFGDAAKILRDLYPALQVAEKCEDDKPWVPIFQVSKEKAKSLGIDYIPLEVSLKDTVESLKEKKFLKV